One stretch of Ipomoea triloba cultivar NCNSP0323 chromosome 8, ASM357664v1 DNA includes these proteins:
- the LOC116026732 gene encoding cytokinin dehydrogenase 5 gives MATKLLLTLAICRLIVAVGLTLDPTELSRLAVRGELSSEPADLAAASVDFGGTRRAEAMAVLYPADADDVARLITAAYESAHGFTVSARGHGHSINGQAMTASGVVVQMSRAAATAVPKPLVSEKFMFADVWGGELWIDVLKSTLEHGLAPKSWTDYLYLSVGGTLSNAGISGQAFNHGPQISNVHELDVVTGKGESVTCSEEQNSELFHAVLGGLGQFGVITRARIALEHAPQRVRWIRVLYSDFQAFTKDQEYLISLHGQPPSQKFDYVEGFVIVDEGLINNWRSSFFSPRNPVKFSSVKSDGGVLYCLEITKNYDQSTADTVDQEIDALLKKLKFIPSSVFTTDLPYVDFLDRVHKAELKLRSKGLWDVPHPWLNLFVPKSRIEEFDRGVFKGILGNKTSGPILIYPMNKNKWDERTSAVTPEDEVFYLVAFLRSAVENGNESQTLENLQSQNRDILKFCKESGIQMKQYLPHYSTQQEWKEHFGEKWERFQQRKLQFDPKHILSTGQLIFTPSFNAMTASW, from the exons ATGGCCACGAAGCTTCTGTTGACGCTGGCGATATGCAGGCTGATCGTCGCCGTCGGGCTAACATTGGACCCGACGGAGCTCTCGCGCCTCGCCGTGCGCGGCGAGCTCAGCTCGGAGCCGGCGGACTTGGCGGCGGCGTCCGTTGACTTCGGCGGCACGCGGAGGGCGGAGGCGATGGCGGTGCTCTATCCCGCGGACGCCGACGACGTCGCGCGGCTAATCACGGCGGCGTACGAGTCGGCGCACGGCTTCACCGTCTCCGCTCGCGGCCACGGCCATTCGATCAACGGCCAGGCCATGACGGCGTCCGGCGTCGTCGTGCAAATGAGCCGCGCCGCCGCCACCGCCGTCCCCAAGCCGCTGGTATCGGAGAAGTTTATGTTCGCCGACGTTTGGGGCGGGGAGCTATGGATTGATGTGCTCAAGTCCACCTTAGAGCATGGACTCGCACCCAAATCGTGGACCGATTACTTGTACCTTTCCGTTGGAGGTACTCTCTCCAATGCAGGCATCAGCGGCCAAGCATTCAATCACGGCCCTCAGATTTCCAACGTCCACGAGCTCGATGTCGTCACAG gTAAAGGTGAAAGTGTGACATGTTCAGAAGAGCAAAACTCAGAGCTATTCCATGCAGTGCTGGGAGGACTAGGACAGTTTGGGGTAATCACAAGAGCCAGAATTGCACTTGAACATGCTCCTCAAAGG GTGAGGTGGATAAGGGTACTGTACTCGGATTTCCAGGCGTTCACGAAAGACCAAGAGTATCTCATCTCTCTGCATGGGCAACCGCCGTCGCAGAAGTTCGATTACGTCGAAGGTTTCGTGATAGTCGATGAAGGCCTCATTAACAACTGGAGATCATCCTTCTTTTCGCCGCGTAATCCGGTCAAGTTTTCGTCTGTCAAGTCCGACGGCGGCGTGCTGTACTGCCTGGAGATCACTAAGAACTACGACCAATCAACCGCCGACACCGTGGATCAG GAGATAGATGCGTTATTGAAGAAGTTAAAATTTATCCCGAGCTCAGTTTTCACAACGGACCTACCCTACGTAGATTTTCTGGACCGGGTTCACAAGGCGGAGTTGAAACTCCGGTCCAAGGGGCTGTGGGACGTGCCGCACCCGTGGCTGAACCTCTTCGTCCCCAAATCAAGAATCGAGGAGTTTGACAGAGGGGTGttcaagggcattttggggaataAGACCAGTGGGCCTATCCTTATCTACCCCATGAACAAGAACAA ATGGGACGAGAGGACTTCGGCGGTGACACCGGAAGATGAGGTGTTTTATCTAGTGGCGTTTCTAAGATCCGCCGTAGAGAATGGCAACGAATCTCAAACGTTAGAAAATCTTCAAAGCCAAAATCGAGACATCCTTAAATTCTGCAAAGAATCAGGAATCCAAATGAAGCAGTATCTCCCCCATTACAGCACACAACAAGAATGGAAAGAGCATTTTGGAGAGAAGTGGGAGAGGTTCCAGCAGAGGAAATTACAGTTCGATCCAAAGCATATTTTGTCCACCGGACAACTCATCTTCACCCCATCTTTTAACGCCATGACAGCTTCATGGTGA
- the LOC116026729 gene encoding pentatricopeptide repeat-containing protein At1g19720 → MESTLLPCKAAPKIPEIPHRPPQKLKTPPGKTVPYVTDYQLHHLCVNGRLREAITALDTISQCGSKVNPGTLSRLIDACVDSQSIHLGRKLHSCIEYVLEDAIPFIETKLIGMYAKCGSITDAYKVFDGMRSRDLFTWSAMIGACFRESRWIEVVELFYSMMRDGVVPDGFLFPKILKACGKCGDVETGRLIHSIVLRLGMDMEIRVNNSILAVYAKHGRLDSAKRVFDYMEIRDIVSWNSILLGYCQRGEIGEVQRLFGLMQTEGFEPTVITWNILMSSYNQLGMCDAAMEMMREMESYGTIPDVFSWSCMISGLAQNNRSNEASELFQEMVLSGIEPNEVSLVIAISACASLKSIRKGKELHSIAVKLGFDENVVVGNSLINMYSKCVELEVARKVFDMITEKDVWSWNSMIGGYCQAGYSGKAYDLFVRMQDSGVPPNVITWNVMINGYMQSGDEDQALDLFLAMEKDGSIQQDIASWNGLITGYVQNGKIDEALGIFRKMLLSHVKPNPITVLSLLPACANIIAAKKVKEIHCFALRNFFTSHLSISNALIDAYSKSASINFAKAIFNGMQAKDIISWNTMIAGYVLHGCSKDAIELFDQMRQEGFKPDRITFASLLSSYGLAKMVDEGKHIFSNMIGEYEINPGLHHSVAMINLFGRSGMLEEAMEFIESMAIKPDVSIWDALLTASRIHGNVRLAIHAVERLLELDPGNVVIHHLGLQLYALCCISEDALNRKWHVKGSLAEASLGWSCTIDKDTVHTFDMCHKSQLQAEILQCLTKNNAWKTTRSYPCKGLCIMEEEKEDTGWVHSEKLALAYNLINFPQSSDAIRIVKNLRICGDCHSMAKFISKTHGREIYLDDSKCLHHIKDGYCSCRDYW, encoded by the coding sequence ATGGAGAGTACACTTCTTCCCTGCAAAGCCGCGCCAAAAATCCCTGAAATCCCGCATAGACCACCGCAAAAGCTGAAAACTCCCCCCGGCAAAACAGTGCCCTATGTCACTGATTACCAGTTGCACCATCTCTGCGTAAACGGACGCCTCAGGGAAGCTATAACTGCTCTGGACACCATATCCCAATGCGGCTCCAAGGTAAACCCAGGAACTCTCTCGCGCTTAATCGATGCTTGCGTTGATTCACAGTCAATACATTTGGGCCGTAAACTGCACAGCTGCATAGAATACGTACTCGAAGATGCAATCCCGTTTATTGAAACAAAATTGATCGGCATGTACGCTAAATGCGGGTCTATAACAGATGCATATAAGGTGTTCGACGGAATGCGTAGCAGAGACTTGTTTACTTGGTCCGCGATGATCGGTGCGTGTTTTAGAGAAAGCAGGTGGATTGAAGTTGTAGAGCTTTTTTATTCAATGATGAGGGATGGTGTTGTCCCCGACGGTTTTTTGTTTCCCAAGATTTTAAAAGCCTGTGGGAAGTGTGGGGATGTTGAGACTGGGAGGTTGATACACTCTATAGTGCTTCGGCTAGGAATGGATATGGAAATTCGTGTGAATAATTCGATTCTTGCAGTTTATGCCAAACATGGGCGGTTAGATTCGGCGAAGAGAGTTTTTGATTATATGGAGATTAGAGATATAGTTTCTTGGAATTCCATACTGTTGGGGTATTGTCAGAGAGGTGAGATTGGGGAGGTGCAGAGGTTATTTGGATTAATGCAAACAGAAGGGTTTGAACCTACAGTGATTACTTGGAATATTTTGATGTCTAGCTATAATCAGTTGGGGATGTGTGATGCTGCAATGGAGATGATGAGAGAGATGGAGAGTTATGGGACGATTCCAGATGTCTTCAGTTGGTCCTGCATGATATCCGGGTTGGCTCAAAACAATAGGAGCAACGAGGCATCAGAATTGTTCCAAGAGATGGTTCTTAGTGGGATTGAGCCCAATGAAGTATCACTTGTGATTGCTATATCAGCATGTGCTTCTCTTAAAAGTATAAGGAAGGGGAAAGAGCTGCACTCAATTGCTGTGAAGCTGGGATTCGATGAAAATGTTGTAGTGGGAAATTCCCTTATTAATATGTACTCTAAGTGTGTTGAACTTGAGGTTGCTCGAAAAGTCTTTGATATGATCACAGAGAAGGATGTCTGGAGCTGGAATTCCATGATTGGAGGATACTGCCAAGCTGGATACTCTGGCAAAGCCTATGATCTCTTTGTGAGAATGCAGGACTCTGGTGTACCACCAAATGTTATCACATGGAATGTGATGATTAATGGATACATGCAAAGTGGAGATGAGGATCAGGCCTTGGATCTTTTCTTGGCAATGGAAAAGGATGGGAGTATTCAACAGGACATTGCATCATGGAATGGTCTTATTACTGGTTATGTGCAAAATGGGAAGATAGATGAAGCATTGGGTATATTTCGGAAAATGCTTCTCTCTCATGTTAAACCCAATCCAATTACCGTGCTGAGTCTTCTACCAGCATGTGCAAACATAATTGCAGCCAAAAAGGTGAAAGAGATCCATTGTTTTGCATTGCGGAACTTTTTCACTTCTCACTTGTCCATTTCTAATGCTCTAATAGACGCTTACTCAAAGTCTGCTAGCATAAACTTTGCAAAAGCAATATTTAATGGGATGCAAGCCAAAGACATCATCTCCTGGAATACTATGATTGCTGGTTATGTTTTGCATGGATGTTCAAAAGATGCTATTGAGCTTTTTGACCAAATGAGACAAGAAGGATTTAAACCAGATAGGATTACTTTTGCAAGTTTGCTTTCATCTTATGGTCTTGCGAAAATGGTTGATGAGGGGAAGCATATCTTCTCTAACATGATAGGAGAGTATGAAATTAATCCTGGCTTACACCATTCGGTGGCTATGATAAATTTATTTGGTCGTTCAGGTATGCTTGAAGAAGCAATGGAGTTCATTGAAAGTATGGCCATAAAGCCTGATGTTTCTATTTGGGATGCCTTACTTACTGCTTCTCGAATTCATGGTAATGTAAGATTAGCAATCCATGCTGTGGAACGTCTGCTAGAACTGGATCCTGGAAATGTTGTGATTCATCATTTGGGTTTACAGTTGTATGCATTATGTTGTATTTCTGAGGATGCACTAAACAGGAAGTGGCATGTGAAGGGAAGTTTGGCTGAAGCATCACTTGGTTGGAGCTGCACTATAGACAAAGACACAGTTCATACTTTTGATATGTGTCACAAAAGTCAACTACAAGCTGAGATTCTACAatgtttaacaaaaaataatgcatggAAAACCACACGGTCATATCCTTGTAAAGGACTATGCATCATGGAGGAAGAGAAAGAAGATACAGGTTGGGTTCATAGTGAAAAACTTGCACTTGCCTATAACCTTATTAACTTTCCTCAATCCTCTGACGCTATTAGAATTGTCAAGAACCTGAGAATTTGTGGTGACTGCCATAGCATGGCAAAGTTTATCTCCAAGACACATGGGCGTGAAATATACTTAGATGACTCAAAGTGCTTGCACCATATTAAGGATGGTTATTGTTCCTGTAGAGACTATTGGTAG
- the LOC116026730 gene encoding jacalin-related lectin 3 → MNFGDYGKQITSVGPWGGQGGSHWHDGAYSTIRQLEIAHGAGIDSITIEYDKNGSSVWSDKHGGNGGAQIDQVRLDYPDEFLTSLHGYYGSLQEWGPAIVRSLTFESNKRVYGPFGVREGTYFSVPITSGGKIIGFHGKSGWFLDSIGAFVEPIQKPLSAKTIVHSQQSVIQGSEKYEYSMIQGNLGNNHEFIFAVKQKEDYNSNESYSMSRQSSKSSNFSYADPENKVPVALLGPVERVPSKTFKGVVTYGPWGGSSGYAFDDGIYDGVRQIHVSRNVGIVSIRVCYEQNGLPIWGSKNGGTGSFKTDRIVFDYPSEILTHITGYYGPLMYMGPNVIRSLMFHTTKGVYGPFGEQVGEKFTTRLKQGMIVGFHGRKGLFLDAIGVHMLEGKVFTPPPTSPASNAIINLNEVSTPEAETPKWSFKLGNRGFAPEVAQRVVKDPAPYGPGPWGGDSGKPWDDGVFTGIKQVILTRSEEAVCCIEIEYDRYGQSVWSVKHGGGNGGEIINAVKLEYPNEVLSCISGYHAPINHGMNVIKSLTFHTTRRKIGPFGKEMGTYFTSNMTEGKVVGFHGRSGIYLDAIGVHMQHWLGNHRTSKGLSLKKLFH, encoded by the exons ATG AATTTTGGGGATTATGGCAAACAGATCACCTCAGTTGGGCCATGGGGAGGTCAAGGTGGATCTCACTGGCATGATGGAGCGTATTCCACCATACGCCAATTGGAGATAGCTCATGGAGCAGGCATTGACTCCATCACAATAGAATATGATAAAAATGGATCCTCAGTTTGGTCAGACAAGCATGGTGGTAATGGAGGTGCTCAAATTGATCAG GTTAGACTTGATTATCCAGATGAGTTTCTGACCTCTCTTCATGGATATTATGGTAGCCTGCAAGAATGGGGGCCTGCCATCGTGCGATCACTTACATTTGAGAGCAATAAAAGGGTATATGGACCTTTTGGTGTGAGAGAGGGGACATATTTTTCTGTGCCAATCACTTCTGGAGGAAAAATCATTGGTTTCCATGGAAAAAGTGGCTGGTTTCTTGATTCCATTGGAGCTTTTGTAGAGCCAATTCAAAAGCCTTTGTCAGCAAAAACCATTGTCCATTCTCAACAGTCTGTAATCCAGGGAAGTGAGAAATACGAGTACTCGATGATTCAGGGGAATCTTGGTAACAACCATGAATTCATTTTTGCTGTGAAGCAGAAGGAAGATTACAACTCCAATGAATCCTATTCTATGTCGAGGCAAAGTTCTAAATCCTCAAATTTCAGTTATGCAGACCCAGAGAACAAG GTTCCTGTTGCTCTCCTTGGACCAGTTGAAAGGGTACCTTCAAAGACATTTAAAGGTGTCGTTACATATGGACCCTGGGGTGGTAGCAGTGGCTATGCTTTCGATGATGGAATCTATGATGGTGTTCGGCAAATTCATGTATCCCGTAATGTGGGGATTGTGTCAATCAGAGTTTGCTATGAGCAAAATGGACTACCTATCTGGGGTAGCAAAAATGGTGGCACTGGATCTTTTAAAACTGACAGG ATCGTTTTTGATTATCCATCCGAGATCTTAACTCATATAACTGGTTATTATGGCCCTTTAATGTACATGGGGCCTAATGTTATAAGATCTCTCATGTTCCATACTACAAAGGGAGTATATGGTCCCTTTGGAGAACAAGTAGGAGAAAAGTTCACTACAAGGTTGAAACAAGGAATGATCGTTGGCTTTCACGGGAGGAAGGGATTATTTCTTGATGCAATTGGTGTACACATGCTGGAAGGGAAAGTATTCACACCACCACCCACTTCCCCAGCATCCAACGCCATTATTAACCTCAACGAAGTATCAACACCTGAGGCTGAAACTCCCAAGTGGTCTTTTAAACTAGGAAACCGAGGATTTGCCCCAGAG GTAGCACAACGGGTTGTGAAAGACCCCGCCCCATACGGACCAGGTCCATGGGGTGGGGATAGTGGGAAACCATGGGATGATGGAGTTTTCACTGGGATTAAACAGGTTATCCTGACGAGATCAGAAGAGGCAGTCTGCTGTATTGAAATCGAGTATGATCGATATGGGCAATCTGTTTGGTCAGTGAAGCATGGTGGCGGTAATGGTGGAGAAATAATAAACGCG GTGAAATTGGAGTATCCTAATGAAGTACTATCTTGCATAAGTGGGTACCATGCACCTATCAACCATGGCATGAATGTGATCAAATCTTTAACATTCCACACAACCAGAAGGAAGATTGGGCCCTTTGGTAAGGAAATGGGAACATATTTTACATCAAACATGACAGAAGGAAAGGTTGTCGGCTTCCATGGGAGGAGTGGAATTTACCTGGATGCCATTGGAGTCCATATGCAACACTGGCTGGGAAATCACAGAACTTCCAAGGGGTTATCTCTTAAGAAACTcttccattaa
- the LOC116026734 gene encoding thioredoxin H-type 1-like has translation MAAATSSEEGQVIACHTVDHWKEQFAKGVETKRLVVVDFTASWCGPCRMIAPILAEIAKKMTHVIFVKVDVDELQAVAEEYKVEAMPTFVFLKDGNEVDRMVGAKKDDLQNCITKHAAAVMTA, from the exons ATGGCCGCCGCGACTTCTTCAGAGGAGGGACAGGTGATCGCCTGCCACACCGTGGATCACTGGAAGGAGCAGTTCGCTAAGGGCGTTGAGACCAAAAGACTG GTGGTGGTTGATTTCACTGCATCATGGTGCGGCCCTTGCCGCATGATTGCTCCAATACTGGCtgaaattgcaaagaaaatgACTCATGTGATATTCGTCAAGGTTGATGTTGATGAACTGCAG GCTGTGGCTGAGGAATACAAGGTGGAGGCAATGCCGACTTTTGTGTTCCTCAAGGATGGCAATGAAGTGGATAGGATGGTGGGTGCAAAGAAGGATGATCTGCAGAACTGCATAACTAAGCATGCTGCAGCAGTCATGACTGCTTAG